The window ggctgacagtttgcggtactccattcatccaggtgctgcaaagatatatcaggacttgagacagcactattggtggaggcggatgaagaaatacatagtggggtatgtatctcggtgactaaattgtcaacaggtgaaatatgagcatcagcgaccgggtggattactttagaagttagagattccagaatggaaatgggagtggatcactatggattttgttgttgggctcccacggactcagcggaaatttgatacagtttgggtgattgtggataggctgaccaaatcagctcatttcattcctgtgattactatttactcttcagagcagttggctcaggtatatattcgcgagattgtaaGACTTCACagtgtaccagtatctatcatctctgaccggggtacacagtttacctcacggttttggagggcggtacagcgtgagttgggtactcgggtagagttgagtacaacatttcaccctcagacggacgggcagtccaaatGCAATATTCAGATACTGAAGGATAtgtttcgtgcgtgtgtgatagatttcgggggtgcttgggatcaattcttaccacttgcggggtttgcttacaacaacagttatcagtcgagcattcagatggctccgtatgaggccttgtatggtaggccaTGCCGGtttccagtgggttggttcgaaccgggcgaggctaggctattggatacaaacttggttcaggacgccttggaaaaggttaagttaattcaggatcgacttcgtacagcccaatccagacaaaagagttatgcggatcgaaaggttcgtgatgttgcattcatggttggtgagcgggcattgctctgggtttcgcctatgaagggtgtgataaggttcgggaagaagggcaagttgagccctaggtatattgggccttttgagattcttgagagagttggagaggtggcttatagacttgcactaccacctagtctttctgcggttcatccggtattccatattttcatgcttcggaaatatcacgacgatccgtctcatgtgttagacttcagttcggttcagttggacaaggatttatcttatgttgaggaaccaatggccattttggataggcgggttcgaaagctgaggtcaaagaacattgcttccatgaaggttcagtggaggggtcatccagtcTAAGAGGCAACTTCGGAGACCGAGTATGATATGCACtcctgttatccacacttattcactagCTGAGGTACTTTTTATAACTCCGTTTgaagacgaacgtttgttttagaggtggagaatgtgatgacccaaaatgtcatctttaaatttaatgattagttctatgttctaagacctcgaaaagcactatttaacattactcgacttgcgtgcgcattccgtaaaattttccggaaagtttttatgcgaaaaatgaattaaaatgtgaattagagctttaaaactcaactaagttgaccttggtcaacatttttagcaaacgaactcggatcagtattttgatagtttcggtaggtccgtatcgtgatttgagacttgggcgtatgcccggaataaaattccgaggtccctagcccgagatatggaattttgaagaaaaaattaaaagtttaaattcaaataatgacggatgtcgaattatatgcaaatgaccccgaaatagaattttgataattccaacagctctgtatggtgattttggatttaggagcgtgatcgaaattttatttggaagtccgtagtgaaattaggcttgaaatgactaaaataggaatttaagtttagaagtttgaccggggagttggcttttgatattggggtcggaatctagttctgaaaattttaacagctatgttatgttatttatgacttgtatgtaaaatttgaggtcaatcggacttgatttgatatgttctcGCATAGTGTGTAacaattaaaaattttaaagtttattaggcttgaatctatgtgtgattcgtgttttaattattgttggatgtgatttgaagactcaactaagtttgtataatgtattaggacttgctggtatatttggttgaggtcccgaggggctcgggcgtgttccggatggttaacggatcatttttggccttggtgagatggctgatatctgttgctgcaatttttctggtttcctcttttGCATTCGCGAAAggatcctcgcgttcgcgaagagtgttctGGGCTGGTGagatttttgttctacgcgttcgtggaggagaggacgcgaacgcgaagggtagggcagtgtgtgcatcgcgaacgcgtgagtggcgtcgcgttcgcgaaggagagtgAGGCAGCTGTAAACCCCAgtcttttgttctacgcgttcgcaagATAAGGGACGCATTCGCAAAGGTTTGTgtttgcaaagcttcgcgttcgcgaagcgttggtcgcgttcgcgaagagaaaaatttggcagcacatttttgtgcttcgcgaatgcgagacaagggtcgcgttcgcgaagaagaaattaatggacagaatgtttaagttcaaaaaatggattttccatttttaacgatttggagctcggattgaggcgatttttgggagattttcagagaaaatatcaGGGTAAGTGTTCTAAACTCAATCTTGGGTAGATTACccaaatccatcactgtttttaacatttaattagtgatttaagttgaaattttttgaaaacccCTCATGGATATATTTGAGGATTTGAGCgtcgaattgttattggaatttagtcattttggtatggttagactcgcgattgaatgggcgttcatatttcgtaactttcgccggaatCCGAGACGTAGGTcccacgggccatttttgagttaatttcggatatttattgaaaaatatagtattttcttatagaattaattctataattttttttgactttatcgaattaattatgactagatacgagtcgaccggaatagaaaaatcgaggaaaaagcatactacttggttaaattggagcaagtcgaggtaagtgacttgtctaaccttgtgtggggaaaagtTTTCCTAGGATTGaaattaattgtaatgtgatgaaagtcgtgtacacgaggtgacgagtgtgtacacggtctaaatgtgaaggattatgtgtttaaactatgaagatcattgtttcatattaattaaattattaaatcttgttatattctccatcattgatttgatttgtatactttaaatttgtttgatcttttcctactaattgttttacctgtttggttgaaacttgatttcttttattctgtgcattatttgaaattgattttctttaaattaaatattattaatatgaagtatttgacattttaaatttggtattgaagcaacgtattaaagattttaaaatattattttgctaaattatttattcctgaatatttttgtaagatttttgtactcattgtgatggaaccgtgggctctttattgtggaaaaatattgttgttgatttactttggcaaattaaaatatttgggcacttgaggtacaaattgtgatatgttgtgatattgatacgcatgtggtggtataaggtctgggtattgaaacgcatgcggtgagataagggtggcttgatacgcgtggctagtaaggggaactactagaagtcatgcggtgtgatgaggatggctaaaacgcgggatgctatttcggggaaaaaatattttctgtaaaataaattgtaaaggctcccgcggtgagatattgtgaatttaattatgatttgggactacgagacggtacctcggtagtacccttgttgatattgatttatggtcgtAGTTGTCTAtgatttttattgtgatttttcttaaagttgaaaagaaattttgttttgtttccacgaggtatttatttgccattattttgtgtaattaaatgtgacatactacttgatttattttcataatcattttatcttattaaattgtttatacatttttccatgtcattatctattctccagtagggtctgacctgatctcgtcactactctaccgaggttaggcttggcacttactgggtaccgttgtggtgtactcatactacgcttctgcacatctttttgtgcagatccaggtacatcttaccagtctagacgttagtgagttacctgcgcacggagacttcgaggtatatctgccagtgtccgcagactgcggagtccccttctatcattttttatattattttcttatttttctttagaccttgatacatagagacattgagaataaatttttagaagcttgtgacttatttctaccgggttttgggagttctaattatttgaattgtggtttatttatttcagatatttatgattattccgcattgataggcttacctggtcttagagactatgtgtcatcacgacctcctacgaaggaaatttggggtcgtgacagagttatagtaattcccgccaaaagagtatttctaccaactttcggTAACACAAAATTGTGTCACCAGAAAGCATGATgattatctgtatagggtaaaatatgctatgacacGTGGCCGCCCAAAAGAGGGACACGTGAAACCCAAGACGGGGGATGGCCAAGACCGAAGACAACTGTTTCgtttgtcaccggaaagaataacgctcataaagatGTGATGAATACTCTttacccggtagcatttaatagagaatattccgTGGCATTAAGAACGATTGCCCGTTATaggaaatttggcatttatgttcaccgttacatctttATCAATGAccatcataattgacattaaagaggggcacgatcctaggacctccttccctagacgtAGCTATAAATAATGAGCTCAATTATCATTATAGAAGGGAAATTTTCTGACAAACTCATGCAACATTCTATTCAACGCTTTATACAATCTTATCTTCTTGCTTtttgattttattattgttgtgcccggaaaccCTATTTCCGGAACTGCTATTTCTGTTATTTGGTCCCAATCTCAAAGCTAAGCATTGcataattcttcaattattttattattttaggatcaaattaattcacttgtctagaaaccacatataaattcaagtgtatcgttttacgggtaaacaattaCTCGTTTATATAATCTGAAACTGTGTGTCTGTAATGTGAAGCTGAGTTCAATAGCAGAGCCCTAAGGCACCGCCACAAAGAGAgacatttatatttatattttgtacAAATTAGAAAAGGTCGTAATTTGCTAAAGATATGGACACGTCAAATTGTAAATTTATCTCGTGTCTTAACCAATCTACTCAAGATTCCATTGGTGCAATCGTCTGGTAAATCTGATTTGTTTTGTAATTTAATTCATAACTTTCATTTGGATATATATTGATTTAAGATTGTATGAGAAAGGGGCAGTAGCAGGATAGTTATTTCGGGTAGAAAGAACAAGTAAAAGAGAAGCGCGGTACCTGACACCGGCTCCACGTTTCTCAGTAGGTCTCTTTAATGTGGACGGGAAGATTCAGTCAATGTGTGGAGACGTAATAAACAATTTCAAGTCAACTCGCTTTGACGGATTCTCAATTTATTGCCAAAACAAAAAATAAGTCGTGTGAACGTTTGACCTCCCGTAGCTCCAACTTTTTGTTCGTTATTTGAAGTATCACAATAAACAAAAAAATTATACTAATTCTACCTAGGTAATTTCACTTTATTCCATGTCGGACTACTCttataaatacaaaaaagaaatttatattaaattatttgctacctagttgattttcctATCTTTCATTGTTCAATTAAGCGTCTcttccaaagaaaaaaaaaaagaatagcatGGTTTTGATCAACTAAAAGGCACAACTGATGAgctttaaattttttctttttcaggcTTTAATACGCCCTTCTGTTAAAACATCGTTTTGATCAACTAATTCTTGCAAAGACATTCTACCTAATTTTACGTTTTAGAACGGGCATTTCTCAATCGTATGATTAAAGGAAGTTGATAGTCCCGGCATAgtgctcttcttcttttttggcaaACAATTTAAATAACTTTTACACATTTAATACATACAAGTTAAATTCTTACAAGAAATTGCATTGAATGTAAGAGAAGTGCCAAAATAGTAGAGAAATTAACCAAGTTGTCGAAATTTGTCATGTAGCTGCTGTTGCCTGCCGCGTCCTTATTTTTTGAATATCTGCTCCCTCGCTCCTTCCCACCGTCCAAAGTCCAAACTAGACGCCCACATCTCACCTTATAAACGTGAATCCCCCGCCATTCACTCTCTACACAGTTTCTGCACAGTCCACTCTTCACAGAACTCCACACTTTGAACCTCGGGAAacattgtattcatactacagtacctaaaaaaaaattcatataggGATCATTCCATTTCTTCTACGTATATATCTGAAACTAAGTGATTGGAAAGTCACAATGTCGGTGACGTCGAGAATGCCGGAGCTCCAAATGCACAACAAATGGAAAGATAGAGAAATCAGCCCTGAACGCACTAAAGTTTGGACTGAACCTTCTAACCATAAGCTCAAATCTGTCCGCAAAGTACCGGTTCTTTACTATATCTCCAGAAACGGCCAACTTGAACATCCCCATTTCATGGAAGTTCCTCTTTCCTCCCCTGATGCCCTTTATCTCAGAGGTACGAATATTTCCATAGCTGACGCAAATCATATAGCGTCTGTCCATATGATTTCAGATGTTCTGAACTTTTTCTTATGGACATTTTATTCAGATGTAATCAACCGCTTGAATTGTCTTCGTGGAAAAGGCATGGCCTCTATGTATTCCTGGTCTGCTAAAAGGTTAATTCTTTTGCATTATTCCATTTTTATGTCTGTTATCGCCATTTTCATTCATAGAGCTGAAATGAATTTCGTCTTGCTTTTTTTGGGCGATTCAGAAGCTACAGAAACGGATTCGTGTGGCAGGATTTGACGGAGCACGATTTTATATACCCAGCACAGGGTCAAGAGTACATTCTGAAAGGATCACAGCTTCTCGATAGCGCATTACCTTCACAACCCGACGAAATAGCATGTTCTGGTCTGAGAAATCCGGCGCCGGAAGTACGGAAAATCAGCGAAGATCGTGAGTTTCCGGCAATCCCAAGGCGTCGGAACCAGTCGTGGACTTCCTCCGATTTCCACGAATACAGAGTGTACAAGGCAGAGTCCACCGGCGAATTGATCGGAAGAGCCTCCAGCGACGCGTCGACTCAGACAGACGATCGTCGCCGCCGGCGAAGAGCAATGCGAATTGTCGAAGAAGATGAAAAGTTGAGAGAAGACCGGACCGTTGAACCTGACGTGGTCGAAAAGAATCAAAAACGGTCGATGGAGCTGAAGAGAGGTGAAATTTCACCACCACAGTCGGATTCAAGCTCTGAAATGTTAGAGACGTTGATGAAAGCGGACAGGAGAGTGATCTTACGGCCAGATACAATCAGCGAAGATCCGACGGTTAATATTCAATCAAGTGGAAAGAGTAATAAAGCATCTTCCGTTCTGAAGCAATTACTATCTTGGGGTTCCATGTCTTTCAAGTGTGGGCCCGGTTATGGCAAAGAAAATCGATTTTCCATAATTTCACAATATAAATCGAGACTGCCACGTGTTAGGGGCTCTAATCAAGTGGAGAAGGATGTAGAGAGTCCAATGGTGGAATATCATGGAAGTGAAGAGATAATTAAGTTGGAGGACAAAGAGTACTTTAGTGGGAGTTTAATAGAgataaagaagcagaaaattcCAGCTCTAAAGAGATCGTCTTCGTACAATGTGGAAAGGTGAGTATAATACCTCTTAGTTACTCTATATAGTACTAGTGAACCTTTTCTTAATTTGTTTCTTTATTCAAATTGTAAATAATTATTGTGAATCATTCCTTGTTTCTTTGTTTATTTGTGTATACTATGTTGCTTCGAGAACGTATGAGAACACCTGCGCTTCGATCCCAAATAATACGTTATTAGAAAATATCGTAAAAGTTAAAGCTATTACTCCTACAATGAAGGCATCTTATTCTCATATCATTAACATCATTTTGGAGCTCTTCACATGATAGTAGTAGAGAAGTCAGCTTGATGAAAAATTGAGTTAAGGCAGATAGTACATGTTTAGTAGGCTCGTTGCAAAAGAGTACAGTATGTGGGAAACAGGGACAGGAGTAGAAAACCTTATCTTGGTGCCCCTATTGCTTAAGTGGTCAGGGCGGAGC is drawn from Nicotiana tabacum cultivar K326 chromosome 22, ASM71507v2, whole genome shotgun sequence and contains these coding sequences:
- the LOC107826047 gene encoding LOW QUALITY PROTEIN: protein SOSEKI 5 (The sequence of the model RefSeq protein was modified relative to this genomic sequence to represent the inferred CDS: inserted 1 base in 1 codon); the encoded protein is MSVTSRMPELQMHNKWKDREISPERTKVWTEPSNHKLKSVRKVPVLYYISRNGQLEHPHFMEVPLSSPDALYLRDVINRLNCLRGKGMASMYSWSAKRSYRNGFVWQDLTEHDFIYPAQGQEYILKGSQLLDSALPSQPDEIACSGLRNPAPEVRKISEDREFPAIPRRRNQSWTSSDFHEYRVYKAESTGELIGRASSDASTQTDDRRRRRRAMRIVEEDEKLREDRTVEPDVVEKNQKRSMELKRGEISPPQSDSSSEMLETLMKADRRVILRPDTISEDPTVNIQSSGKSNKASSVLKQLLSWGSMSFKCGPGYGKENRFSIISQYKSRLPRVRGSNQVEKDVESPMVEYHGSEEIIKLEDKEYFSGSLIEIKKQKIPALKRSSSYNVERSTKLELTDKKGEXENKCILRKQKNQSTRKEENSDLSCSNYIIIATVSINIY